A portion of the Tiliqua scincoides isolate rTilSci1 chromosome 3, rTilSci1.hap2, whole genome shotgun sequence genome contains these proteins:
- the GPR143 gene encoding G-protein coupled receptor 143, with protein MASPRLETFCCPNRDAATQLVLTFQPGVFCAVCLGSASASLLLSALQLLPKKGQGRRKAPKASSSTTILLLISACDMLGGLGIIFRSAVWLGFPGFVANISVANGTDVWPAAFCVGSAMWIQLLYSAGFWWLFCYAVDSYLVVRRSAGLSTIVLYHMMTWGLAVLLCVEGIAMLYYPSVSSCENGLEHALPHYVTTYVPLLLVLVANPVLFSRTVTAVASLLKGRQGIYTENERRLGTEIKVRFFKIMLVFIICWSSNIINESLLFYLEMQPDINGSPLKSVRNSALITWIIMGVLNPMQGFLFTLAFYGWTGWKLDLQWRKSEIPWESMSTSTAADNAYALPDGNSVNFHDSKKTTVAPNHQTDEALGMLSEGNLPSDDRLPRNSPVYQGW; from the exons ATGGCCTCTCCGCGCCTGGAGACCTTCTGCTGCCCCAACCGGGACGCGGCCACGCAGCTGGTGCTGACCTTTCAGCCGGGGGTCTTCTGCGCGGTGTGCCTGGGCAGCGCCTCGGCCAGCCTGCTGCTCAGCGCCCTGCAGCTGCTCCCCAAGAAGGGCCAGGGCCGCCGCAAGGCGCCCaaagcctcctcctccaccaccatccTGCTGCTCATCTCCGCCTGCGACATGCTCGGCGGTCTAG gtATAATCTTCCGGTCAGCTGTCTGGTTAGGGTTCCCAGGCTTTGTAGCAAACATATCTGTGGCAAATGGGACTGATGTATGGCCTGCAGCCTTCTGTGTGGGAAGTGCG ATGTGGATCCAACTCTTGTACAGTGCTGGCTTTTGGTGGCTGTTCTGTTATGCTGTAGATTCCTACTTGGTGGTCCGAAGATCAGCAGGGTTAAG TACAATTGTGTTGTATCACATGATGACTTGGGGCCTGGCAGTGCTGTTGTGTGTCGAGGGAATTGCGATGCTGTACTACCCTTCCGTTTCTAG TTGTGAAAATGGTCTGGAGCATGCGCTTCCTCATTATGTCACAACATATGTTCCACTACTGCTGGTTTTGGTGGCCAATCCAGTTCTTTTTAGTAGAACAGTGACAGCTG TTGCTTCTTTACTGAAAGGAAGACAAGGGATCTACACGGAGAACGAAAGGCGCCTGGGAACAGAAATCAAAGTCcgcttttttaaaattatgctgGTGTTTATTATTTG CTGGTCATCAAATATTATCAATGAGAGCCTTCTGTTCTACCTAGAAATGCAGCCAGATATCAACGGGAGCCCCCTGAAAAGTGTCCGGAATTCTGCCCTGATCACATGGATTATAATG GGAGTACTGAACCCAATGCAAGGTTTCCTTTTCACATTGGCTTTTTACGGATGGACTGGGTGGAAGCTGGATCTGCAGTGGCGAAAGAGTGAAATACCATGGGAATCCATGtccacctccactgctgccgACAATGCTTATGCCTTACCAGATGGAAACTCTGTGAACTTCCATGACTCAAAGAAAACTACTGTAGCACCTAACCATCAGACGGACGAGGCCTTAGGCATGCTGTCTGAAGGTAACCTTCCTAGTGATGACAGGCTACCTAGGAACTCTCCTGTCTACCAGGGCTGGTAA